In the genome of Falsirhodobacter halotolerans, the window AGCGTGTAGTGGCCGAAATGGCCCGCGTCTGCCGCCCCGGCGGGCGCATCGTCATCGTCAACCACTTTTCGGCCACCAAAGGCCCGATGCGGAAACTGGAGCGGATCATCGCCCCGCTGGAGGATCAGTTGGGGTGGCAATCCGATTTCCCCATATCGCGCGTGCTGGGCGATCCGCATCTGCGCGAGGTGGAGCGGGACCGCCTGCCCCCCTTCGGCATGATGACCTGGCTGGTGCTGGAGCGACTGCACGCCTCCTGATCAGGGCATGTCGGGGCGGGAGGCGTCGGCCCGCTCTGGCGCGCGTTCGTCGATGATCCGCGCCCCCGACTGCCGGGTCAGATATCGCCAGACCCATTGGATGCTGACCAGGATCCGCTTTTCGAAATTCACCAGCAACCAGACGTGGACCAGCGCCCACAGGACCCAGGCGAACCAGCCGCGCATCTGCCACCGCCCGAAATCGAACACCGCGTCGTTCCGGCCGATCACGGCGGTGTTGCCGCGGTTGTGGAACGTGAAATCGGGCAGGGCCGGGCCCCCGGTCATTTCGCGCCGCAAGTGCTTTCCCAGCCAGTCGCCCTGCTGCTTGGCCACCTGCGCCAAGGCGGGCAAGGGCGCCCCCGACGCATCCTCCAGATGCGCGACATCGCCCAGCGCGTGGACATTCTCCAGCCCGATGACCCGCAGACGGCCATCGACCGCGATCTTGCCCCCCTTGCCCGCCGGCACGCCCAGCCAGTCGGCGGCGGGCGAGGCGCGGACCCCCGCCCCCCAGACGACAACCCCGGCGGGCACGAACTCCTCGTCGATCAGGACGCCATCGGGCCGCACATCCTTGACCGACCGCCCGGTCCACACATGCACGCCCCGCGCCGTCAACGCCTTCAGCGTGTAATCCGACAGTCGCTCGGGAAAGGCCGACAGCACCCGGTCCCCCGCCTCCACCAGAACGACATGGAAGCCCTCCGGCCCCAGATCGCGAAAGTCCCGCGCCAGCACGTCGCGGCCCAGTTCGGCGATGGCCCCCGCCATCTCCACCCCCGTGGGACCGCCGCCGATCACCACGGCGGTCAAGAGCCCGCGCCGCGCCTCGGCATCCTTGGCCAGTTCCGCCCGCTCCAGCGCCAAAAGCAGCCGCTGGCGGATCACCCGCGCCTCGGACAGGGATTTCAGGCCGGGCGCATGGGTGCGCCAATGGTCGTTTCCGAAATAGTTGTACACCGATCCCGTGGCCACGATCAGCGTGTCATAGGGCACCGCATCCCCGCTTTCGGTCGTCACCACCTGCGCGGCGGTGTCGACCCCGGCCACGGCGGCCAGCATGACGCGGATGTTGCGAAACCGCCCCAGCGTCTTGCGGATCGGTTCGGCGATGTCGGCGGGCGACAGGGCGGCGGTCGCCACCTGATACAGAAGCGGCTGGAACAGGTTGTGGTTGCGCTGGTCGATCACCGTGACCTGCGCCTCCGCATCCCCAAGACCGGCCGCCACCGCCAGCCCCCCGAATCCGCCGCCCAATATCACGATCCGTTTCTGCGTCATGCGCGCGCCCCCTGTTCCGGGGGGCAACGCCTGCGGGCACGCCCCGTTCCCCGCCGCGTTCAGTCCCCGGCGGGAGAGCGCAGGCGACCCCGGAACAGTCCCCGTTTGCCGGGCGCCTCGAACATCTCCTCGGGGCCGTCAGGGTCCAGTATCTCGTTGTCGGCCAGCCATTCCTCCACCGCGTTCAGGTCGGGCACCTCATAGGGGACGAGCGACCGCCCCGGCCCCCGCAGCGCCTCGATCGCGGCGATGACCGATCCGTGCCGCGCGATTTCCGCCGTCACCCGGGCCGCATCGCATCCCAGATGTTCGGCCAGAAGATCATCGCGCAGCGCCATCAGCGCCCGCCTCATGTCGCCGCTGGCATCCTGCGCGGCGTCCAGCGCCACGTCGCATTCCGAATCCAGCCGCATGGAGCGGTTGTTGAAATTCGACGACCCGATCCGCAGAAACCGATCATCCACGATCATCAGCTTGGCATGGACATAGATCGGCTTTTCCGCCGCCGTCACGGGGTGATAGACGGCCAGCCGCCCATGGGGATCATGCTGGCGCAACGACTGGATCAGCCGCGCGCGCGCCGTGTCCATCGCCAAAGGCTCCAGCCAGCCGTCGGCGGTGTGGGGATTCAGGATCACCACCTCCGGCCCGTCCGGCTCCTCCAGCCGCCTCGACAGGGCCACCGCGATCCGGCGCGAGGCGAAATACTGGCTTTCGGCATAGATCACCCGCTTGGCCTGCGCGATCAGGTCAAGATAAAGCGCCTCGATTTCGCGCACGGGGGTCTGGTCGGTCATTTCGGGGCGGCTGCGGCTGACGGCGACACGCGCATGGCGGGCCAGCGGGCGCACCCTGTCCGGCCAGTCCAGCGCGGGCGTGGTCGCGGCTTCCAAGGTTTCGCCCGTGGCGCGTTGCCAGCGGCGGCGGCCCACCTCGGCCAGGGCCTTGGCGGCGGGACCGTCCACCAGCGCCGCGCAATCGTGCCAAGGTTCCAGCTTGCGCCCCGAGGGTGAGACGCGGCCCGGTTCGTCATCCGCATGGGCGCGGGTGTCCCAGCGTTTCACGGTCATGTCGATCCCGCCGCAAAAGGCCAGCGAATCGTCCACGATCAGCAGTTTCTGGTGATGGGATCCGGCGGGCGGATGCATCCCGTCCATCCGTGCGGTGATGCGCTTGTGCATCTTCCACCGCGCCAGATACCAGGCGTTGGTGCCGCGGAACCAGTTCTTCATCATGCCCGAATTCCACTGCAGCAGGCGGATTTCCAGCCCGGGCGTCCGATCCACCAGCCACAGGACGAAATCGCCCAGACGGTCGGGGCCGTCATCCGAATGTCCCGGCGAATCGAACCGGATGCGGGCGTCGAAATCCCAGCCGACCATCATGATCGAATGGCGCGCGCGCATCATCGCGTCGCGGGCGGCGTGAAAGTAATCCTCGGCATCGATGATGACGGCGACGTTGTCGGCCTCTTCGACCCGCCATGCGTTGCGTCCGGGGGTCAGGATCTCGTTCATGGGTCGGGGTTGCCTTTGCTGGATACCCCGCACAACATGGGTCGGGCGTGGGCGCTCGTCAAATCTCGGCATAATCGCCCATGACGGAGGTTTCATGACGGATCTGACCCGGTTCCGAACGGCGCAGGACGCGATCTGGCCCGCCCCGCTGGAGGAGATCCGCGCCGGTGCCAAGCGGACGCACTGGATGTGGTTCGTGCTGCCGCAACTGCGCGGTCTGGGGCATTCGGCCATGGCCGAACGCTACGGCCTTGACGGGCTGGCCGAGGCGCGGGCCTATCGGGCCGATCCGGTTCTGGGGGACCGTCTGGCGCAGATGGCGGCGGCGCTGATGCAGCATCGGGACCGGCGGGCCGAGACGATCCTGGGCGGCATCGACGCACTGAAGCTGCGATCCTGCGCCACCTTGTTCCAAGCGGCGGGCGAGCCGTCTTTCGGTGAGGTTCTGGCCGCCTTCTTCGACGGCCCCGATCCCGAAACCCTGCGCCGCCTTCAGGGGGAGCGTGACAGGGGATAGCGCCTTATCAGCCGGAACATCCCGTCCTCCCCCTCGCCCATCAGACACAGGCTGTCCACGGTGAAGGGGTCCGGCAACACAGGCTCCAGATGCGGGGCCAGCGCCTCGGGGGCAAGATCGCAGGGGCCGGTCAGGGTCATGTGGAAACGGAACTCCTCCATGACCTTGGGATAGCCCCAGCGGTCCAGAAGCAGCCGTTGCTTCGGGGTCAGGCGTTCGGGCTTGCGGTGCGCGATCTCGGCTTCGGTCAGGGGGGCGCGGAACGGATCGAGGAAGGCCACCACCTGCCCCGCCAGATCGTTCAGCGCGCGGGTGTCCCCCTGCGGCACCAGCGCGAGAAACGTCCCCAGCCGCGCCAGCCCAAGCGCACCGGGGAAAACAGGCGACAGACGGTGGGCCAGATCGTTCACCGCCGCCTCCAGATCCTCGGGCGGGCCCACCAGCCGGAACGGCGCCTTCAGCGTGGCGTGAAACCCGTATTTCCGCGCCGGGGCCACCAGCGCGTCGGTGGACAGGGGATGGGACAGGCGGCACCCCGCCTCGGCATCCCAGCCCAGCCATTCCGCGCCCCATCGGGCGAAGGGACCGGGGGGCGGAACATAGTAGATGGCGTAACGGGTCGGGGGACGGTCGAAAAGGCTCATGTCACGGGGTTCCGGTTGTTTGAACACAGATAGGGCCGGATCAGCCGGGCCCCAGAAGATCGCGGCGATACCGTTCCCGCACAAAGGCGATGTCGCCCTGACCGGGCAGGGACAGGATCGCCTCCACATGCAGGAACACGTCGCCCTGCCCCGGTTCCATCCGCGTCACGCGGCGTTGGGGGTGCAGGGGGGCGATCAGCGTGCCGAAAGGCCGGTCCCCCGCCAGAGCCGCCGCCAGATCGGGGGGCAGGCTGGCGGGGCGATACCAGTTCTCCGCCTCGGACACGCAGGTCGTGCCCCAGGCCAACGCCACGCGGCGATGGTGCAGCATGCCGGTCAACGGCACGTCCGCCGCGCCGCAGGGCACGTCGAAGATCACCCGCGCCACAAGCGTGTCGCCCGCCAGACGCCCCCGACACCACGCCGCCAACGCCGCGCTGGCCGTGGGATGGGCCGCCAGATGGGCGATGAACCCGTCCGCCGTCACAGCGTCAGGCGATAGGTGACAAAGCCATCCTCGGTCCGGCCCGCCTCCTCCAGCGCCAGACCCCGGGCGCGCACCTCGTCCAGATAGGTGGCGGCCCCGGGGCCGGTGTCGAACAGGACGGTCGCGCCCGCCGCCGGGGCAAAGGACCAGTTGCCGTCCGCCGCGGGCCGGATCGTTCCCTGATCCCGGATATACCGCACGACGATGTCGCGGTTGGTGTCGGGGGCCGCGAAGATCGTGGTGCTGCCATCCGCGCCCGCGAAACTTCCCCCGCCCGAGGCGCGGTAGTTGTTGGTGGCCACCACGAATTCCTGATCCGGCGCGACGGGCTGCCCGTTCCAGGCCAGATCGACGATGCGGTGCGCGCCTTCATCCGCCAGCGCCCCGTCGGCGTCGAAGCGCGACGGCTGCGTCACGTCGATGCGATAGGTCACGCCGTCGATCACGTCGAAATTATACGACCGGAAATCGGGGTTCAGCAGCGGCTGATCCGTCCCCCCGGCCTCGATCCGGTTGAACGCCCCGGCCGAGCGTTCCAGCCAGTCGGCCAGCTGCGCCCCGGTGATGCGCACGGCGCACAGCGTGTTGGGATAAAGATAAAGATCGGCCACGTTCTTGATCGCCACCGGACCCGCCGGCACGTCGGTGTAATAGTCGGGGCCCCCGCGCCCGCCCGCCTTGAAGGGGGCCGCGGCGGACAGCAACGGCAGATCCGCGTGTTCGGTCCCCTGCAATTGCTGCGCGACATACCAGCTTTGCGCCAGACCGACGATCTGCACCGACGGATCGTCGGCCACCTGCGCGAAATAGCTGTGCAGGGGGGCGTCCGACTGCCCCACCTCGGCCCGGACATAGGCCAGCGTCGCCGTATGCGCGTCCGCCGTGGCGGCGATGGCGGGGGCGAAATCTTCGACCAGCGGCTTGACGGACCGATCCTCGGCCCGGGCCGAGATGGCATAAAGCGCGGTCTCCCCCTGCGCCACGGTCCAACGGTCGCCCTCCCGCGCCAGCAGCAGGTCGATCATCCCCAGATGCGAGCCCCAGAATCCCGCCATGACCGCCGGCACCCCGTGAATCTGGCCGTTGCGCCGGTCCAGACCCGCACCGGAATACTCGTCGGACGGCCACGTGCCATGCGCATGGCCCAGAACCAGCGCGTCCACCCCCTCCACCTGCGCCAGGTGGAGGGCGGCGTTTTCCATCATCGGCGTCCGGTCGGCCATGTCGATGCCGGAATGGCACAGCGCCACCACGACCTCCGCCCCCGCCGCGCGCATTTCGGGAATCCATGCCTCTGCGGCCTCAAGGATGTCGCGCGCCGCATAGTGTCCTTCCAGATGGGCGCGGTCCCATTGCATGACCTGCGGCGGGACGAACCCGACGATGCCGATGCGCAACGGCGACGTCCTGCCCGCGCCATCGGTGATCTCACGCTCCAGAATGACATAGGGGCGGGCCAGAAGATCGTCCTCCAGCGGCGTGTCGCCCAATGTGCGCGCCACATTGGCGCAGACGATCGGAAAATCCGCCCCCGCATTCACCCGTTCCAGAAACGGCACGCCATAATTGAATTCGTGATTGCCCAGCGTGCCCGCGTCATAGCCGACCGCGTTCATCCCCGCGATCACGGGATGCACGCCGCGCGCCATCCCGTCCTGCGCGGCCCAGTCGCCCATCGGATTGCCCTGCAGGTAATCGCCGTTGTCCACGGTGATGGAATTGGCGGCCTCGGCCCGCAATCCGGTCAGGATCGTGGCCGTGCGGGCCAGACCCGCCGTGTCGATCGGACGATCCGCGAAATAGTCATAGGGCTGAACGTGGCAATGCAGGTCGGTCGTCGCCAGGATGCGCAGATGCGCCTGCCCCGCCCCGGCCCGCGCGGTGAACGGATGCAGCAGGGTCACGGCCCCGGCGGCCCCCGACAATAGCAGCGTGCGGCGGGTCAGGATGGTGGGCATGGGGCGCGTCCTCGGCAAGGGTTGGTTCGCCACCTTACCGCGGGAATGTGACAGGTTTCCAGCCTTCGTCCCCGGCGCACCTTTCCAGAACCTTTCCAGAACCCGCGCGATTTGAGGCATAGGTCACGAACATGCCCCACCGCCGACGCTCCAATGCGCCGACCGGCCCATATCCTGATCCTACGGGTTTCGACGGGTGAGTGTGTGGCATGTGGACGCTGGTGGGACACGCAAAAAGCGGCAATGGTGCGGGGCTGTTCGACGATCTCCGCCTTCTGGACGTCGGGGGCAAGACCGTCCTTTACGGCGCCACGCATTACGGCGGCACGCTGGCCACCTGGGCGGTGGACGGCAAGGGCCTGAGCGCGATGGGCAGCGCCATCCCGCAATTGCGCACCGCCGGGGGCGCGGGGGTGGACACCAGCCTTGCCTTCATCGGCATGAACGGCGGCAGCGCGCTG includes:
- a CDS encoding NAD(P)/FAD-dependent oxidoreductase — translated: MTQKRIVILGGGFGGLAVAAGLGDAEAQVTVIDQRNHNLFQPLLYQVATAALSPADIAEPIRKTLGRFRNIRVMLAAVAGVDTAAQVVTTESGDAVPYDTLIVATGSVYNYFGNDHWRTHAPGLKSLSEARVIRQRLLLALERAELAKDAEARRGLLTAVVIGGGPTGVEMAGAIAELGRDVLARDFRDLGPEGFHVVLVEAGDRVLSAFPERLSDYTLKALTARGVHVWTGRSVKDVRPDGVLIDEEFVPAGVVVWGAGVRASPAADWLGVPAGKGGKIAVDGRLRVIGLENVHALGDVAHLEDASGAPLPALAQVAKQQGDWLGKHLRREMTGGPALPDFTFHNRGNTAVIGRNDAVFDFGRWQMRGWFAWVLWALVHVWLLVNFEKRILVSIQWVWRYLTRQSGARIIDERAPERADASRPDMP
- a CDS encoding phospholipase D-like domain-containing protein, with amino-acid sequence MNEILTPGRNAWRVEEADNVAVIIDAEDYFHAARDAMMRARHSIMMVGWDFDARIRFDSPGHSDDGPDRLGDFVLWLVDRTPGLEIRLLQWNSGMMKNWFRGTNAWYLARWKMHKRITARMDGMHPPAGSHHQKLLIVDDSLAFCGGIDMTVKRWDTRAHADDEPGRVSPSGRKLEPWHDCAALVDGPAAKALAEVGRRRWQRATGETLEAATTPALDWPDRVRPLARHARVAVSRSRPEMTDQTPVREIEALYLDLIAQAKRVIYAESQYFASRRIAVALSRRLEEPDGPEVVILNPHTADGWLEPLAMDTARARLIQSLRQHDPHGRLAVYHPVTAAEKPIYVHAKLMIVDDRFLRIGSSNFNNRSMRLDSECDVALDAAQDASGDMRRALMALRDDLLAEHLGCDAARVTAEIARHGSVIAAIEALRGPGRSLVPYEVPDLNAVEEWLADNEILDPDGPEEMFEAPGKRGLFRGRLRSPAGD
- a CDS encoding DUF1810 domain-containing protein; the encoded protein is MTDLTRFRTAQDAIWPAPLEEIRAGAKRTHWMWFVLPQLRGLGHSAMAERYGLDGLAEARAYRADPVLGDRLAQMAAALMQHRDRRAETILGGIDALKLRSCATLFQAAGEPSFGEVLAAFFDGPDPETLRRLQGERDRG
- a CDS encoding DUF1045 domain-containing protein — encoded protein: MSLFDRPPTRYAIYYVPPPGPFARWGAEWLGWDAEAGCRLSHPLSTDALVAPARKYGFHATLKAPFRLVGPPEDLEAAVNDLAHRLSPVFPGALGLARLGTFLALVPQGDTRALNDLAGQVVAFLDPFRAPLTEAEIAHRKPERLTPKQRLLLDRWGYPKVMEEFRFHMTLTGPCDLAPEALAPHLEPVLPDPFTVDSLCLMGEGEDGMFRLIRRYPLSRSP
- a CDS encoding bifunctional 2',3'-cyclic-nucleotide 2'-phosphodiesterase/3'-nucleotidase, which encodes MPTILTRRTLLLSGAAGAVTLLHPFTARAGAGQAHLRILATTDLHCHVQPYDYFADRPIDTAGLARTATILTGLRAEAANSITVDNGDYLQGNPMGDWAAQDGMARGVHPVIAGMNAVGYDAGTLGNHEFNYGVPFLERVNAGADFPIVCANVARTLGDTPLEDDLLARPYVILEREITDGAGRTSPLRIGIVGFVPPQVMQWDRAHLEGHYAARDILEAAEAWIPEMRAAGAEVVVALCHSGIDMADRTPMMENAALHLAQVEGVDALVLGHAHGTWPSDEYSGAGLDRRNGQIHGVPAVMAGFWGSHLGMIDLLLAREGDRWTVAQGETALYAISARAEDRSVKPLVEDFAPAIAATADAHTATLAYVRAEVGQSDAPLHSYFAQVADDPSVQIVGLAQSWYVAQQLQGTEHADLPLLSAAAPFKAGGRGGPDYYTDVPAGPVAIKNVADLYLYPNTLCAVRITGAQLADWLERSAGAFNRIEAGGTDQPLLNPDFRSYNFDVIDGVTYRIDVTQPSRFDADGALADEGAHRIVDLAWNGQPVAPDQEFVVATNNYRASGGGSFAGADGSTTIFAAPDTNRDIVVRYIRDQGTIRPAADGNWSFAPAAGATVLFDTGPGAATYLDEVRARGLALEEAGRTEDGFVTYRLTL